In a genomic window of Vibrio gigantis:
- a CDS encoding metal ABC transporter permease yields the protein MWMEYSWLAPAVLCGLIALVGNIVLGEQVLKRQIIFIDLAVAQVAALGAALSQYWLSRYELFSDSWLGEMAGPWAMSLLLCGLIALMEKHYKQHLEPMIGSLFVVSASLAILLVSQDPHGADFIQGILNGQLLWATWDDVWPLAIITTAMLVLVSVKPEFMQGSGFYLIFAILMPITVKLTGIYLEFALLVIPALCAAALKGLRFVIASVSIGTVGILSGLAMSAHYDLPSGASIVITLFFAGVIFNTMSLFLRYRRINRTEHICRTD from the coding sequence GTTGGTCGGTAACATTGTACTGGGTGAACAAGTGCTCAAACGGCAAATCATCTTTATTGATCTCGCTGTTGCACAAGTTGCTGCGTTGGGTGCTGCTTTGAGCCAATATTGGTTAAGTCGATATGAGTTGTTCAGCGATTCATGGTTGGGTGAAATGGCTGGCCCGTGGGCAATGTCACTTCTGCTATGTGGCCTAATTGCATTGATGGAAAAGCATTACAAACAACACCTGGAACCTATGATTGGTAGCTTATTTGTCGTTTCGGCTTCATTGGCTATTTTATTGGTGAGTCAAGATCCACACGGCGCTGATTTTATTCAAGGTATTCTCAATGGGCAACTACTTTGGGCTACTTGGGATGATGTTTGGCCATTGGCAATAATAACGACCGCGATGTTGGTGTTGGTCAGCGTAAAGCCCGAATTTATGCAGGGTAGTGGCTTCTATCTAATATTCGCTATCTTAATGCCGATTACGGTCAAGCTAACCGGGATCTATTTGGAGTTCGCTCTATTAGTTATCCCTGCCTTATGTGCCGCTGCGTTAAAAGGGCTTCGTTTTGTTATCGCAAGTGTCAGTATTGGTACAGTTGGTATTCTGTCGGGATTGGCCATGTCCGCTCATTATGATTTACCGAGCGGCGCAAGCATTGTCATTACGTTGTTTTTTGCAGGGGTGATATTTAATACGATGTCATTATTTCTTCGATATCGGCGAATCAACCGAACTGAACATATATGCCGAACTGACTAG
- a CDS encoding DOPA 4,5-dioxygenase family protein — protein sequence MYHGHVYFPLRFAEQAETLRQKILSERKDVLEVFPLVQRLVGPHKMPMFEIHFANKESGIVEWLDQERGDMSVLIHPVTGGEETLDHTVLAIWLGRELGVFEDTLSS from the coding sequence ATGTACCACGGTCATGTTTATTTCCCTCTGCGATTTGCAGAGCAAGCAGAAACACTGCGTCAAAAGATTCTATCTGAGCGCAAAGATGTATTAGAGGTTTTTCCTTTAGTACAACGCTTAGTTGGCCCACATAAGATGCCGATGTTTGAGATTCATTTTGCCAACAAAGAGTCGGGCATCGTGGAATGGCTGGATCAAGAGCGTGGTGATATGTCGGTGCTGATTCACCCTGTAACCGGTGGTGAAGAAACATTAGACCATACAGTACTAGCGATCTGGCTGGGCCGTGAGCTAGGTGTATTTGAAGACACACTAAGTAGCTAA
- a CDS encoding sensor histidine kinase, producing MNQASVNRVSIKRDIYLYLFGIVVLLTAIYSLMVSQSYHIGLNESAKYGFLYELEVAEQRYIETGELPNYQNPTFQAFLSYSEVPTQFQQAFDWDTFDNDAIYEHYDSPASNESGQYLYAAKHSISGTDKSLYIISEYDEAIYLKLFELNPPESVNQINSAFIAIGALLLLVFLIIRLLIHRVTKPIITLSKWSESLDVNNTQGLAKFRYKEIDQLASQLVKSVQGERQANERESFFLRAASHELRTPIATISASSDMLVRLSDSIPNSGQRAIARIQRSATNMKTLVTTLLWMSRNSEIETNYEQIKLTPLINNIIESQRYLLKNKDVEIQINIDPEEHTLPRELTEVVLTNLVRNAFQHGGSGEIRITLSQAQFEVTNRLEDENITHDSEQQTSFGIGLELIDRVCQNQGWRFTHGTHGNEFSVKVVL from the coding sequence ATGAATCAGGCAAGCGTGAATCGAGTCAGCATCAAGCGCGACATCTACCTCTACCTATTTGGCATTGTTGTATTGCTTACCGCCATATACAGCTTAATGGTTTCACAAAGCTATCATATTGGTCTGAACGAATCGGCAAAGTATGGGTTCTTGTATGAACTGGAAGTTGCAGAGCAGCGTTACATTGAGACTGGAGAGTTGCCTAACTACCAAAACCCAACCTTTCAAGCCTTTCTAAGCTACTCAGAAGTTCCAACTCAATTTCAACAAGCCTTTGATTGGGATACGTTCGATAACGACGCTATTTATGAACATTACGACTCTCCAGCCAGTAATGAGTCTGGGCAATACCTCTACGCTGCCAAGCATTCAATTTCTGGTACAGACAAATCGCTGTACATCATTTCTGAATACGATGAAGCGATTTATCTGAAGCTATTCGAACTCAACCCACCTGAATCCGTCAATCAGATAAACAGCGCCTTCATCGCTATTGGTGCCCTTTTACTCTTGGTATTTTTGATCATTCGCCTTCTTATACACCGAGTCACCAAACCGATTATTACCCTATCAAAATGGTCAGAATCGCTTGATGTAAACAACACGCAAGGGCTGGCTAAGTTTCGATATAAAGAGATCGACCAATTAGCATCGCAGCTTGTTAAGAGTGTGCAAGGTGAACGCCAAGCCAATGAACGTGAGAGCTTTTTCTTAAGAGCAGCAAGCCACGAGTTAAGAACTCCGATTGCAACCATTTCCGCGAGTAGCGATATGCTGGTTCGACTGTCTGATAGCATTCCAAACAGTGGTCAGCGAGCTATCGCACGAATCCAACGTTCAGCCACCAATATGAAAACCTTGGTCACGACGCTGCTTTGGATGAGCCGTAATAGCGAGATAGAAACTAACTATGAGCAGATTAAGCTAACTCCCCTGATCAATAACATCATCGAAAGCCAGCGTTATCTTTTAAAAAACAAAGATGTAGAAATCCAAATCAATATTGATCCAGAAGAACATACCCTTCCCCGCGAACTGACCGAAGTCGTGCTGACTAATTTAGTCCGTAATGCATTCCAACACGGCGGAAGTGGAGAGATCCGTATCACCCTGTCACAAGCTCAGTTTGAGGTCACCAACCGTTTAGAGGATGAAAACATAACCCACGACTCTGAACAGCAGACCTCATTTGGCATTGGCTTAGAACTCATTGATCGCGTTTGTCAGAACCAAGGGTGGAGATTTACTCATGGCACTCACGGCAACGAGTTCAGTGTTAAAGTGGTGCTTTAA
- a CDS encoding response regulator transcription factor, translated as MSINALLIEDDSDLAEAIADYMELDGFEFDFAYNGAAGLNLALEGRYDIILTDINMPKMDGLDVCQSLRQQGVTTPILMLTARDTLQDKVAGFEVGSDDYLVKPFAMEELKMRLMALVRRAQGTVTTLSVADLKLDLDKHQAIRDGKLLKLSPVCWRMLVMLVRNSPNVVNKAKLEEAWENEMPSSDSVKAHLFKLRQVVDAPFDTKLIHTVHGIGVVLHEEQS; from the coding sequence ATGAGCATTAACGCCCTGTTGATTGAAGACGACAGCGACTTGGCAGAAGCCATTGCAGACTACATGGAACTCGACGGTTTCGAATTCGACTTTGCCTACAATGGCGCAGCAGGGCTTAACCTCGCCTTAGAAGGACGTTATGACATCATCTTAACGGACATCAACATGCCCAAAATGGATGGACTCGATGTGTGCCAATCACTTCGTCAGCAGGGCGTTACTACGCCTATTCTCATGCTGACCGCTAGAGACACATTGCAAGATAAGGTCGCCGGTTTCGAAGTCGGCTCGGATGATTACCTAGTGAAGCCTTTTGCGATGGAAGAGCTCAAAATGAGACTGATGGCGTTGGTTCGTCGTGCTCAAGGTACGGTGACGACTCTGTCTGTAGCCGATCTCAAATTGGACTTGGATAAGCACCAAGCTATTAGAGACGGCAAGCTATTGAAGCTCTCTCCAGTATGTTGGCGAATGCTCGTGATGTTAGTGCGAAACAGCCCCAATGTGGTGAACAAAGCCAAGCTTGAAGAAGCCTGGGAAAACGAGATGCCAAGCTCTGACAGCGTGAAAGCCCACCTGTTTAAACTTCGCCAAGTGGTTGATGCTCCATTTGATACCAAGCTAATCCATACCGTTCACGGCATTGGTGTGGTCTTACATGAGGAGCAGTCATGA
- a CDS encoding sterol desaturase family protein, translating to MDFTMDSIGSFLSQTFSETSIILTETWVDDNFVLLALALFIFELIRYAFKKKLSWNMLGDSATNFVTLFFLLVTVFLVGLAYVGAFVYAYENFSLTQLPISGWTILGCLILADLAYYWEHRFLHSNGLAWGTHSVHHSSPYFNISVAYRFGPLDWFFPFFFHLPLILLGFNPFVVLMCETFVQLYQTLLHTETIKRLPRPIEAVFNTPSHHRVHHATNKQYLDKNYAGIFIIWDRMFGTFAREEEEVRYGVFPRINSVNPFKVYFHGYVKLCQQLWHAPSWNYRLQLLIQPPIWAWKRERETK from the coding sequence ATGGATTTCACTATGGATAGCATTGGGAGTTTTCTCTCTCAAACCTTCTCAGAAACAAGCATCATCCTTACCGAAACTTGGGTAGATGACAATTTTGTATTGCTTGCTCTCGCTCTATTTATCTTTGAGCTTATCCGCTATGCCTTTAAGAAAAAGCTAAGCTGGAACATGTTGGGAGACAGTGCGACCAACTTTGTCACTCTGTTCTTCTTATTGGTGACGGTTTTCTTGGTCGGTCTAGCTTATGTCGGCGCGTTCGTTTATGCCTACGAGAATTTTAGCCTGACTCAGCTGCCTATATCCGGCTGGACGATTCTTGGATGCTTGATCTTGGCGGATCTCGCTTATTACTGGGAGCATCGATTCCTACACAGCAATGGCCTAGCGTGGGGAACGCACTCTGTTCATCATAGCTCGCCTTACTTCAACATATCGGTTGCATACAGATTTGGGCCTTTGGATTGGTTCTTCCCGTTCTTTTTCCATTTACCGTTGATTCTGCTCGGCTTTAATCCATTTGTTGTGCTGATGTGTGAAACCTTTGTGCAGCTATACCAAACGTTATTGCACACCGAAACGATTAAGCGGTTGCCTCGTCCTATCGAAGCTGTGTTCAATACGCCCTCTCACCACAGAGTGCATCATGCGACTAACAAGCAGTACCTGGATAAAAACTACGCGGGAATATTCATCATTTGGGATCGTATGTTCGGTACGTTCGCCAGAGAAGAGGAAGAAGTCAGATATGGCGTGTTCCCTAGAATCAACTCTGTGAACCCATTTAAGGTATATTTCCACGGCTACGTTAAACTGTGCCAACAGCTATGGCACGCACCAAGTTGGAACTACCGACTGCAACTTCTGATTCAGCCGCCTATCTGGGCTTGGAAACGAGAACGAGAGACAAAGTAA
- a CDS encoding ABC transporter six-transmembrane domain-containing protein — MLFKHPISLLTIIRLNPLKVAATWLMVLAENVMLILLPLFIGYAIDGVLNQSFQPLMMLALILFVLVILSVVRRFYDTRVYGAIRVKLANIVERNLRGLSVSTKDARLTMSRELVDFLEDDLPALMTAVVQLVATVVILSTFHFSLALCMLFAGLSMLAIYGLFHQTFTRLNGQFNDQVEQQVQLLSGVRLSALRWHFERLKQCEIKLSDTEAIVYGLIFTVLFGAVVGNLWMVSQLIQPTAGQVFSIVTYSLEFVETAVMLPITLQTLSRLTEISQRLNHTSVQQATKEMPYEV; from the coding sequence ATGCTATTCAAACATCCCATCTCTCTGCTGACGATTATTCGGCTTAACCCATTAAAGGTCGCTGCGACTTGGTTAATGGTTCTGGCTGAAAACGTGATGCTTATTCTGCTGCCGCTGTTTATTGGTTACGCCATCGACGGTGTGTTAAACCAAAGCTTCCAGCCTTTGATGATGCTGGCACTGATTCTCTTTGTGTTGGTCATTCTCAGCGTGGTTCGCCGTTTCTACGACACCCGCGTTTATGGGGCAATTCGTGTAAAACTGGCGAATATCGTGGAGCGAAACCTGCGTGGCTTATCTGTATCAACCAAAGACGCTCGTCTCACCATGTCGCGTGAGCTGGTTGATTTCTTAGAAGACGATTTACCCGCTTTGATGACAGCAGTAGTGCAACTTGTTGCGACTGTGGTGATTCTCTCCACATTCCATTTCTCACTGGCGCTTTGCATGTTGTTTGCTGGGCTGTCGATGCTCGCTATCTATGGTTTGTTCCACCAGACCTTCACGCGGCTTAATGGCCAATTTAACGATCAAGTTGAACAGCAGGTTCAACTGTTGAGCGGTGTTCGCTTGTCTGCGCTTCGTTGGCACTTTGAGCGACTTAAACAGTGTGAAATCAAGCTTTCAGACACTGAGGCAATTGTTTACGGACTGATCTTTACCGTGCTGTTTGGCGCAGTCGTGGGCAATTTGTGGATGGTGAGTCAGCTTATTCAGCCTACGGCAGGGCAAGTGTTCTCAATCGTTACCTACTCATTGGAGTTTGTTGAAACCGCAGTGATGCTGCCAATTACGCTACAAACCCTTTCTCGTCTTACTGAAATCAGTCAGCGACTCAATCATACCTCTGTCCAACAGGCTACCAAGGAGATGCCTTATGAAGTTTAA
- a CDS encoding efflux RND transporter periplasmic adaptor subunit, whose amino-acid sequence MKFKKPLSVLVGCAAIFVALIVVDELEPEAAEPVKKQAVLAPVSVLEVTPSQHESTLTVLGLTAARWPIQLKASSSAQLKWLNEKIEPGQLVNKGDVLARLDTSAVDANLAQALSALKQAELELKQAKHEQTVALKMLNPKTSSSFARREPQVLAAKANLQQAQQAYVSAKKLVEESVINAPFDAVVMKRHISPREWVEAGQVTFELAASDSIDIELPISELHWQQVQAALVKPSIRVVSRSGNQWPAKVRYVSPEVDSVTRQRQVVLSVENPYQDKPRLFPNQQVQAVVNLGLQDDVVSVPLSAMTRDGYVWTLDTEDRLRKESVTLIGQGSQELDIRFNDRSDKARRVVQYPLSSMLIGKQVAPRFIEIHSEAMLAGKSDSAQIKESNQ is encoded by the coding sequence ATGAAGTTTAAAAAGCCACTGTCTGTATTAGTCGGTTGTGCGGCTATCTTTGTTGCCTTGATTGTTGTCGATGAATTAGAACCAGAGGCGGCAGAGCCTGTGAAGAAACAAGCAGTACTGGCACCGGTTTCTGTGTTGGAGGTGACACCCTCACAGCACGAATCGACGTTAACGGTACTCGGCTTAACCGCTGCTCGTTGGCCAATTCAACTTAAAGCCTCGAGTAGTGCGCAACTAAAATGGCTGAATGAAAAAATCGAACCGGGACAATTAGTGAATAAGGGAGATGTGCTGGCGAGGCTAGACACCAGCGCCGTTGATGCGAACTTGGCGCAAGCGTTAAGTGCGTTAAAGCAAGCGGAGTTGGAATTGAAACAGGCTAAACATGAACAAACTGTCGCTCTTAAAATGCTCAACCCAAAAACAAGTTCGTCCTTTGCGCGCAGAGAACCCCAAGTGCTTGCTGCGAAAGCCAATCTGCAACAAGCCCAACAAGCTTATGTCAGTGCGAAGAAGCTCGTGGAAGAGTCAGTGATTAATGCGCCTTTTGATGCGGTCGTCATGAAGCGCCACATTAGCCCAAGAGAATGGGTAGAGGCGGGGCAAGTGACCTTTGAGTTAGCCGCCAGTGATTCGATTGATATCGAGCTTCCAATCTCCGAATTGCATTGGCAACAAGTACAAGCTGCCTTGGTTAAGCCGAGCATTCGTGTCGTGAGTCGTTCTGGGAACCAATGGCCGGCGAAGGTGCGCTATGTGTCGCCAGAAGTCGATTCGGTGACGCGTCAAAGGCAAGTGGTGTTATCGGTTGAAAATCCTTACCAAGACAAGCCTAGGCTTTTCCCTAATCAGCAGGTTCAGGCTGTGGTAAACCTCGGTCTACAAGATGACGTAGTAAGTGTGCCTCTGAGTGCAATGACGCGAGACGGGTATGTGTGGACATTAGATACAGAAGATCGCTTACGAAAAGAGTCGGTAACGCTTATAGGGCAAGGCAGCCAAGAGCTTGATATTCGGTTCAACGATCGCAGTGATAAGGCTCGTCGCGTGGTGCAATATCCGCTTTCTTCGATGTTAATCGGCAAACAAGTCGCGCCTAGATTCATTGAAATCCATTCTGAAGCCATGCTCG